Proteins found in one Labrenzia sp. VG12 genomic segment:
- the flbT gene encoding flagellar biosynthesis repressor FlbT, with protein MKIGLKAGERLFINGAVIRADKKTNIELMNDAVFLLEAHVLQPEDATTPLRQLYFILQTMIIDPVSAPAVQDMFHLVLGSVKSAFSTREILVRLDEVDELAKAERWFEAMKVVRALYPIEANLMMSEKSQAGRSNRNGQGGNGATSAPRPAPSRFHNGPQLAVV; from the coding sequence ATGAAAATCGGACTGAAAGCGGGCGAGCGCCTGTTCATCAACGGCGCGGTGATCCGGGCTGACAAGAAAACCAACATCGAACTCATGAATGATGCCGTCTTTCTGCTGGAAGCCCATGTGCTGCAGCCGGAGGATGCAACAACGCCGCTGCGTCAGCTTTATTTCATCCTGCAGACCATGATCATCGATCCGGTGTCGGCGCCCGCGGTCCAGGACATGTTCCATCTTGTGCTCGGGTCGGTGAAATCAGCCTTCTCGACGCGGGAAATTCTGGTGCGCCTCGACGAGGTTGATGAGCTGGCCAAGGCAGAGCGCTGGTTTGAAGCCATGAAGGTCGTCCGGGCGCTTTATCCGATCGAAGCGAACCTGATGATGTCGGAAAAAAGCCAGGCGGGCCGATCCAACCGGAACGGTCAGGGTGGCAACGGGGCGACGAGCGCGCCGAGGCCCGCACCGAGCCGATTTCACAACGGACCGCAACTGGCTGTCGTCTGA
- the flaF gene encoding flagellar biosynthesis regulator FlaF: MYNLSYAEVMDDLCSDQRLNEHEAMSIVIDKLNVAKERGVKSPEAVDALFYTRRLWSYFLEHLADDANELPIETRANLISVGIWVLKEVEALRQWEQEDFSDIIQINSIIRDSLDG; encoded by the coding sequence ATGTACAATCTGTCCTATGCCGAGGTTATGGATGATCTCTGCTCTGATCAGCGGCTCAATGAACACGAGGCCATGTCGATCGTGATCGACAAGCTCAATGTCGCCAAGGAGCGCGGGGTCAAGTCGCCGGAAGCCGTCGACGCCCTGTTCTACACAAGGCGGCTTTGGAGCTACTTCCTGGAACACCTGGCGGACGACGCCAACGAGCTGCCCATCGAGACACGAGCCAACCTGATCTCGGTCGGTATCTGGGTGCTGAAAGAGGTCGAAGCCCTGCGCCAGTGGGAGCAGGAGGATTTCTCCGACATCATCCAGATCAACTCCATCATCCGCGACAGCCTGGACGGGTAA
- a CDS encoding flagellar hook-associated family protein: MKTTYISTISLSDASRRQIQSQASLVQKLGVELSSGRKYDVGLDLGTRTGEAVSIRAEFHFLHGIIDTNALAASRLDVSQAAMNDILSDAQDFLSTLVALRENDSSSDIVKADAIGNMELLTSRLNTQLNGNFMFAGINTDQEPLADYADPASPNKIAADAAFLAEFGITQANPAVSAITPAAMDTYLNGAFDAMFQDPAWGATWSTASDNVMVSRISASETVTSSVSANEQAFRDLAAAYTMMSDLGNENLDPGTWKTVVDKAIEKLGTGIAGVTSEMGKLGNVQEQVNLASERLKVQTDILNSRVNDLENVNLEETSVRLNTALTQLETTYAVTARMQGLSILNYL; encoded by the coding sequence ATGAAAACCACCTATATCTCAACAATTTCACTGTCCGATGCCTCGCGCCGGCAGATCCAGAGCCAGGCCAGTCTCGTGCAGAAACTGGGCGTGGAACTGTCTTCCGGCCGCAAATACGACGTGGGTCTCGATCTTGGCACGCGGACCGGTGAAGCTGTCTCGATCCGCGCGGAGTTTCACTTTCTGCACGGCATCATCGACACCAATGCGCTGGCGGCCTCGCGGCTCGATGTCAGCCAGGCGGCGATGAATGACATCCTGAGCGATGCTCAGGACTTCCTGTCGACGCTGGTCGCGTTGCGGGAGAACGATTCCAGTTCGGACATTGTGAAGGCCGATGCCATCGGCAACATGGAACTGCTGACCTCCCGGTTGAACACGCAGCTCAACGGCAACTTCATGTTCGCGGGTATCAACACCGACCAGGAACCGCTCGCCGACTACGCCGACCCGGCATCGCCGAACAAGATTGCGGCCGATGCGGCGTTCCTGGCCGAGTTCGGCATCACGCAGGCAAATCCTGCCGTTTCGGCGATCACGCCGGCGGCCATGGACACCTATCTGAACGGTGCCTTTGACGCCATGTTCCAGGACCCGGCCTGGGGCGCCACCTGGTCGACGGCGTCCGACAACGTGATGGTCAGCCGGATATCGGCCAGCGAAACCGTGACGAGTTCCGTCAGTGCCAATGAACAGGCTTTCCGCGACCTGGCGGCCGCCTACACGATGATGTCCGACCTCGGCAACGAGAACCTTGATCCCGGCACCTGGAAGACGGTTGTCGACAAGGCAATCGAGAAACTGGGAACCGGAATTGCCGGCGTCACCAGCGAGATGGGCAAGCTCGGCAATGTCCAGGAGCAGGTCAATCTCGCCAGCGAGCGCCTCAAGGTCCAGACCGACATCCTGAACAGCCGTGTCAACGATCTGGAAAATGTCAATCTGGAAGAGACCTCAGTCCGGCTGAACACCGCACTGACCCAGCTGGAAACCACATATGCGGTGACCGCCCGCATGCAGGGTCTCAGCATCCTCAACTACCTGTAA
- the flgK gene encoding flagellar hook-associated protein FlgK: MSLSVALQVAQSALAARQTESSVIARNISGAQDPGYSRKSVLLSQTYTDSGQTGGLKVDGIGRVTDSALYSSLLQSTSVGTSQEAVLAGLTRMSETTGDTQNKMSAAARLGELKLSLQSYASDPGNAIQAQDVLQSSKDMVSTLQSGSALVQEVRANADADMATSVREINTLLTQLEDLNSVIVRGTQAGADVTDALDSRDQVLLSLSEEIGITTLNRSHGDVVVYTDSGVTLFETTAREVAFQPTVVYDATTVGNTVTVDGVPVAGPGAVMEIKSGRLHGLAELRDDVAVTYQSQLDEIARGLIEAFAESDQSGGGGPDQAGLFTWSGGPGIPAAATLSPGLAAEIAVNANADPDQGGSLDRLRDGGISDPLDPNYNYNPSGAAGFSDRLQELVSAFDQDTVFDAGVELDPTDSLSGFAASSVSWLESGRKTMTSNVEVQSVILGRTAENLNNKTGVNIDEEMTLLLEIERSYSAATRLISAVDAMLEDLLAAAR; the protein is encoded by the coding sequence ATGAGTTTGTCAGTCGCCCTTCAGGTCGCCCAGTCCGCTCTTGCGGCCCGGCAGACGGAATCCTCGGTAATCGCCCGCAATATTTCAGGCGCCCAGGATCCCGGCTATTCACGAAAATCCGTACTTCTCAGCCAGACCTACACCGACAGCGGTCAGACCGGCGGATTGAAGGTCGACGGTATCGGCCGGGTCACCGACAGTGCGCTCTATTCGTCGCTTCTGCAGTCGACTTCGGTCGGAACGTCGCAGGAAGCCGTGCTTGCCGGCCTGACGCGCATGTCCGAAACCACAGGCGACACGCAGAACAAGATGTCTGCGGCTGCAAGGCTCGGCGAGCTGAAACTGTCCCTGCAGTCCTATGCATCCGATCCCGGCAACGCCATCCAGGCGCAGGACGTGCTGCAATCGTCGAAAGACATGGTCAGCACCTTGCAGTCCGGCTCCGCACTGGTCCAGGAGGTCCGCGCCAATGCCGATGCGGACATGGCAACCTCGGTGCGGGAGATCAACACGCTGCTCACCCAGCTGGAGGATCTCAACTCCGTGATTGTCCGCGGGACCCAGGCCGGGGCCGATGTCACCGATGCCCTGGACAGCCGTGATCAGGTGTTGCTCAGTCTTTCAGAAGAGATCGGCATCACCACGCTCAACCGCAGCCACGGAGATGTCGTTGTCTATACCGACAGCGGCGTGACCCTGTTCGAGACAACGGCGCGGGAAGTGGCCTTCCAGCCGACCGTTGTCTATGACGCGACGACGGTGGGCAACACAGTCACGGTGGATGGGGTCCCGGTTGCCGGTCCCGGCGCAGTGATGGAAATCAAGTCCGGCCGGCTGCATGGTCTGGCCGAATTGCGCGATGATGTGGCCGTTACCTATCAAAGCCAGCTGGATGAAATCGCGCGTGGGCTGATCGAAGCCTTCGCGGAAAGTGACCAGAGTGGCGGCGGCGGGCCTGACCAGGCGGGTCTCTTCACCTGGTCCGGCGGTCCGGGCATCCCCGCGGCGGCGACGCTGTCACCGGGACTGGCCGCTGAAATTGCCGTCAACGCCAATGCGGACCCGGATCAGGGCGGCAGCCTTGACCGGTTGCGGGACGGGGGCATCTCCGACCCTCTGGATCCGAATTACAATTACAATCCGTCGGGCGCTGCCGGGTTTTCCGACCGCCTGCAGGAGCTTGTCTCCGCTTTTGATCAGGACACGGTCTTTGATGCCGGCGTTGAACTTGATCCGACAGATTCCTTGAGCGGCTTTGCGGCGTCGTCGGTCAGCTGGCTGGAAAGCGGCCGCAAGACCATGACCAGCAATGTCGAGGTTCAAAGCGTGATCCTTGGCCGGACTGCGGAAAATCTCAACAACAAGACGGGCGTCAATATCGACGAGGAAATGACCCTGCTCCTGGAGATCGAGCGGTCCTATTCGGCCGCAACCCGGCTGATCTCGGCCGTCGATGCAATGCTTGAAGACCTTCTGGCAGCAGCGAGGTAA
- a CDS encoding flagellar hook protein FlgE: MGLFGVMRSGVSGMNAQSSKLGTVAENIMNSSTTGYKRAQSEFSSLVVSQGAGSFNSGGVEAHTQYQVSKQGNISFTTSKLDLAVDGNGFFVVGNEAGESFLTRAGHFVPDGDGYLLNTAGYYLQGYPITGNTAPTTVANGLGGLERINITQNQLEATPTSEAFLRVNVSEDAAIVPAADLPSANAATSTYSHKTSMIVYDNLGNEVKLDVYYSKVSETAADSDWEVAIYDAADAGPGGGFPYSSPALNTQTLTFDVTTGNLTGASPTDINITVPNGGTFDIDLDQSTYLNADFTVTNVDANGNAPSSVKNVEFDDDGTLYAIYTNGDRRAIYQIPLADVPSPDRLSPLSGNVYSPSFDSGDVRVGFAGEGGLGKIKVGGLEDSNVDLGNELTSMIESQRTYTANSQVFKAGSDLLEQLVNLVR; the protein is encoded by the coding sequence ATGGGCCTTTTCGGAGTGATGCGCAGCGGCGTTTCGGGCATGAATGCGCAATCGAGCAAACTCGGCACCGTCGCCGAAAACATCATGAATTCGAGCACCACCGGCTACAAGCGTGCCCAGTCGGAGTTTTCTTCGCTGGTGGTTTCGCAAGGTGCCGGGTCGTTCAATTCCGGCGGCGTGGAAGCTCACACTCAGTACCAGGTGTCCAAGCAGGGCAATATCAGCTTCACGACGTCAAAGCTCGACCTGGCCGTCGACGGCAACGGCTTCTTTGTCGTTGGCAACGAGGCTGGCGAGAGTTTTCTGACGCGGGCCGGTCACTTTGTTCCGGACGGTGACGGGTATCTCCTGAACACGGCCGGGTATTACCTGCAAGGGTACCCGATTACCGGCAATACGGCGCCGACCACGGTTGCCAACGGGCTTGGTGGACTTGAGCGGATCAACATCACCCAGAACCAGCTGGAAGCAACGCCTACCAGCGAGGCCTTCCTGCGCGTGAATGTGAGTGAGGATGCCGCGATCGTGCCGGCTGCGGATCTGCCGTCTGCAAACGCTGCAACGTCCACCTATTCCCACAAGACGTCGATGATCGTCTACGACAATCTCGGCAATGAGGTGAAACTCGATGTCTACTATTCCAAGGTTTCCGAAACCGCGGCGGACTCAGACTGGGAAGTTGCCATCTACGACGCGGCGGATGCCGGGCCGGGCGGGGGCTTTCCCTACAGCTCCCCGGCACTGAACACCCAGACGCTCACCTTTGACGTGACCACCGGCAATCTGACCGGCGCCAGCCCGACCGACATCAACATCACGGTTCCCAATGGTGGAACCTTCGACATTGATCTCGACCAGTCGACCTATCTGAACGCCGATTTCACCGTGACCAATGTCGATGCCAACGGCAACGCGCCGAGCTCGGTGAAAAATGTTGAATTCGACGACGATGGAACGCTTTACGCCATTTACACCAATGGCGACCGGCGCGCGATCTACCAGATCCCGCTCGCCGACGTGCCGAGCCCGGACCGGCTGTCGCCGCTTTCAGGCAATGTCTACAGCCCGTCCTTTGATTCAGGCGATGTCCGCGTCGGTTTTGCGGGCGAGGGGGGGCTTGGAAAGATCAAGGTCGGCGGTCTTGAAGATTCCAATGTCGATCTCGGCAACGAACTGACCTCCATGATCGAATCCCAGCGCACCTACACGGCCAACTCGCAGGTGTTCAAGGCCGGTTCTGACCTGCTCGAACAGCTCGTCAACCTGGTCCGCTAA
- a CDS encoding transglycosylase SLT domain-containing protein, protein MATACLTASIFSVGSQSAIAEVQNVCEREMVAAAQKYRVPLGVLYAVGLTETGRRNSLYPYALNIEGKSVFPPSRTAAEKDVLAARQHGKKLIDIGCMQINHHYHGDQFRSVQHMLEPRANVQYAARFLKDLRKRQGSWTMAVARYHAGPNNNPAQKRYVCTVIRNMVASGFGNWTQKSKQFCGA, encoded by the coding sequence CTGGCAACAGCCTGTCTGACGGCATCTATCTTTAGTGTCGGCTCGCAGTCAGCCATCGCGGAGGTCCAGAATGTCTGTGAACGCGAAATGGTTGCCGCAGCTCAGAAGTACCGGGTTCCGCTCGGCGTGCTATATGCGGTTGGCTTGACGGAAACAGGGCGGCGCAACTCGCTTTATCCCTACGCCTTGAACATCGAGGGCAAATCGGTGTTTCCGCCAAGCAGGACGGCGGCCGAAAAGGACGTTCTGGCAGCACGTCAGCATGGCAAGAAGCTGATCGACATCGGCTGCATGCAGATCAATCACCACTATCACGGCGACCAGTTCCGTTCGGTGCAGCATATGCTGGAACCGCGCGCGAATGTGCAATATGCGGCCAGGTTCCTGAAGGATCTGCGCAAGCGGCAAGGGTCCTGGACGATGGCTGTTGCGCGCTATCACGCTGGCCCGAATAACAATCCTGCGCAGAAACGCTATGTGTGTACCGTGATCCGCAACATGGTTGCCTCCGGTTTTGGTAACTGGACACAGAAATCCAAGCAATTCTGCGGCGCCTGA
- a CDS encoding flagellar hook-length control protein FliK, with product MSVNTHAMVPAAPKSGAGADGSGGSGQASAKEAAAAFQSVLHGMKRGEAPVEGGGEQSGRQSGQGQNQANAETGDTSEANANSAESNTGPSTSVTYSTSNLVNALRQVSSNMHARDAAGDGSALEENRSVPQTPLSGDAALYAGAAVSMPANAVLAARNAASAQGSGQPSAQLPAHLQAALPGAQAPGPEGVEGARTGTSSLFAQFGVEPETVGDPLLSGAGRRSLLPEEASGTVKILRQETHFAPNMRLSPAQQVGDQIATALKTLSADGQQGQAGVTHRAEGPVLKTLDIQLTPHELGTVKVSLRMVGDSVEVTLQTSNPQTADLLKQDRQLLDQMLRATGFKADTITIQAADDRGAVQAGPTASNTAGSGQNASGNGAFSEGQAQNSDRNASGQDQDRPGQNQQEHGGLSGETARGNTHEEDTGNSLSDGIYL from the coding sequence ATGAGCGTTAACACCCATGCCATGGTACCCGCTGCCCCGAAGTCCGGCGCAGGAGCAGATGGTTCGGGCGGCAGCGGACAGGCGTCGGCCAAGGAGGCTGCTGCTGCCTTCCAGTCCGTCCTGCACGGCATGAAACGCGGCGAGGCTCCGGTCGAAGGCGGTGGTGAGCAGTCCGGACGTCAGTCCGGGCAGGGGCAGAACCAGGCGAACGCCGAAACAGGCGACACGTCTGAGGCAAATGCAAACTCGGCTGAAAGCAACACAGGCCCGTCCACGTCTGTCACCTATTCCACTTCCAACCTGGTCAATGCCTTGCGCCAGGTGTCCAGCAACATGCATGCCAGGGATGCCGCTGGCGATGGCTCCGCTCTAGAGGAAAACCGGTCGGTACCGCAAACCCCTCTAAGCGGCGATGCGGCCCTTTATGCGGGGGCCGCGGTGTCGATGCCGGCAAACGCGGTGTTGGCGGCTCGAAATGCGGCCTCCGCGCAAGGTTCGGGGCAACCATCGGCGCAATTGCCAGCTCACTTGCAGGCAGCACTGCCGGGAGCTCAAGCACCAGGCCCTGAAGGAGTTGAGGGTGCCAGGACCGGAACGAGTTCTCTCTTTGCGCAATTCGGTGTTGAGCCCGAGACGGTCGGCGATCCGCTTCTGTCGGGAGCCGGTCGTCGGTCGCTCCTCCCGGAAGAGGCATCTGGGACGGTCAAGATCCTGCGCCAGGAAACGCATTTTGCCCCCAATATGCGCCTGTCTCCGGCGCAACAGGTTGGTGATCAGATTGCCACAGCCTTGAAAACCCTGTCCGCCGACGGGCAACAGGGGCAGGCCGGGGTTACCCACAGGGCCGAGGGGCCGGTGCTGAAAACGCTGGATATCCAGCTGACGCCACATGAGCTCGGCACCGTTAAAGTGTCTCTTCGAATGGTTGGTGATAGCGTTGAAGTAACGCTTCAAACCAGCAACCCGCAGACGGCGGATCTCCTGAAACAGGACCGGCAATTGCTGGACCAGATGTTGCGGGCAACCGGGTTCAAGGCCGACACGATCACGATCCAGGCCGCCGATGACAGAGGCGCCGTCCAGGCAGGTCCGACAGCTTCAAACACCGCTGGATCCGGCCAGAACGCTTCCGGCAACGGTGCGTTTTCAGAGGGCCAGGCACAGAATTCAGACCGTAACGCGTCCGGGCAGGACCAGGACAGACCTGGTCAGAACCAGCAGGAGCATGGCGGTCTGTCAGGTGAAACAGCGAGAGGAAACACACATGAGGAAGATACTGGCAACAGCCTGTCTGACGGCATCTATCTTTAG
- a CDS encoding MotB family protein has translation MLDGVPNEVVIVRRKNSWEDDHLPHGVWKIAYADFMTALMAFFLVMWLINVTDDSVRRGVAQYFNPVKLASTAPNRKGLNDPQINGDTNENGTKLFTGKLGGSEDPVDQDDNFGSGHEAGHKAEAVEETPETGGVPVSGQFTQTHAESILFSDPYAVLDTLAEKIRVAETLEDNPQGIGTGLQKHEGAQGGQAYRDPFDPLFWQFRPGRGVDGSEAAALGTPDQGQTASNVDLEGNAAFGAPLEEGNTLDAGVTDTQAMPQIVAISEDEELFSGAGEGTSDLSQSGTSQLSETGSRIDSVVAHVMGRSEQTVADGLEGPSTGSADTATDPETDRLVARLSEVLAETDGTSLEKTAGQITVSREADGTLISLTDDQNFGMFAIGSAEPRPELVKLLERIGKVVAETPGQIVIKGHTDARPFRSKTYDNWRLSTARAHMARYMLTRGGVDQARFDRVEGSADRHLKVPDDPFAAGNRRIEIYLLEGGK, from the coding sequence ATGCTGGACGGGGTTCCGAACGAGGTTGTCATTGTCCGGCGCAAGAACAGCTGGGAAGACGACCACCTGCCGCATGGCGTCTGGAAGATCGCCTATGCGGATTTCATGACTGCACTGATGGCCTTCTTTCTGGTGATGTGGCTGATCAACGTGACCGATGACAGCGTTCGCCGCGGCGTGGCCCAGTATTTCAATCCCGTCAAGCTTGCCTCGACCGCGCCCAATCGCAAGGGGCTGAACGATCCGCAGATCAACGGCGACACCAACGAAAACGGCACCAAACTGTTTACCGGCAAACTTGGAGGCTCCGAGGATCCTGTTGATCAGGACGACAATTTCGGATCCGGCCACGAAGCCGGACACAAGGCGGAAGCGGTTGAGGAAACGCCGGAGACAGGCGGGGTTCCGGTCTCCGGACAGTTCACACAGACACATGCGGAATCGATCCTGTTTTCCGATCCCTATGCGGTCCTGGACACACTGGCAGAGAAGATCCGCGTTGCCGAAACGCTGGAAGACAATCCCCAGGGCATCGGTACCGGCCTGCAAAAACATGAGGGTGCCCAGGGTGGCCAAGCCTACCGTGATCCCTTTGACCCGCTTTTCTGGCAGTTCCGCCCAGGTCGCGGTGTCGACGGTTCGGAGGCGGCCGCACTTGGAACGCCCGATCAGGGCCAGACCGCGAGCAACGTGGACCTTGAAGGAAACGCGGCCTTCGGTGCGCCTCTCGAGGAGGGCAATACGCTTGATGCCGGGGTCACGGACACGCAAGCAATGCCGCAAATTGTTGCCATTTCTGAAGACGAGGAACTGTTCTCAGGTGCGGGGGAAGGAACATCGGACCTGAGTCAATCCGGCACAAGTCAGCTCTCTGAAACCGGCTCCCGCATCGATTCCGTGGTGGCCCATGTGATGGGGCGCTCCGAACAGACCGTTGCAGATGGTCTTGAAGGCCCATCGACCGGGAGCGCCGACACGGCGACTGATCCGGAGACCGATCGGCTCGTGGCCCGGCTGTCCGAGGTCCTTGCTGAAACGGATGGCACATCACTTGAGAAAACCGCAGGACAGATCACGGTTAGCCGCGAAGCGGATGGAACCTTGATCAGCCTGACGGACGACCAGAATTTCGGCATGTTCGCGATCGGCTCGGCAGAACCGCGCCCGGAACTGGTCAAGTTGCTGGAGCGCATCGGCAAAGTGGTTGCGGAAACGCCCGGTCAGATCGTGATCAAGGGGCACACGGATGCTCGTCCGTTCCGCAGCAAAACCTATGACAACTGGCGCCTGTCGACAGCCCGGGCCCATATGGCGCGCTACATGCTCACACGGGGCGGGGTCGACCAGGCGCGGTTTGACCGTGTGGAAGGCTCGGCCGACCGTCATCTGAAAGTCCCGGACGACCCCTTTGCTGCCGGCAATCGCCGTATCGAGATCTACCTGCTGGAGGGAGGTAAGTGA
- the fliF gene encoding flagellar basal-body MS-ring/collar protein FliF: MPGREHAEKLWANLMELGVRRLVALALIGLATIATVGAGAYYLSRPEQTVLYTGLDGDDVTRIGSALRDAGIQFDISADGGSVMVSHAQTAKARMLLAEKGLPRGANSGYELFDELGSLGLTSFMQEVTRVRALEGELARTIQLMKGIRAARVHIVLPEKGSFRRDQQPPSASVVIRSDVPDDVRTADAIRHLVAAGVPGMEASKVTVLDTSGGILAAGKDPTKASAGQLASLETAVSNRIQENIRKTLTPYLGLENFQVSVAAELNTDRKTIAETIFDPDSRIERSVRTIRENENAQNSSVSAPTTVEQNLPEEDVSSENGERSSEENERREETVNYEISSKRIETSQDGYKVDRLSIAVLVDKARLAQSLGGEPTQAQIQEQLTEIEALVASSAGVESTRGDHVKVSVVDFVDGGKALEPIPPISVTEYLLRQSGNIINALAILTVSMLVIWFGLRPAVAALVPQVSQPQVEMAELGMLPEGAEVQDETYDGEQAFLVPPDHSDMLQDLNSKRNQSALRKLESLLEFNEEQSAAILRQWLYESERV, encoded by the coding sequence ATGCCGGGCCGTGAACACGCCGAGAAACTGTGGGCAAACTTGATGGAATTGGGCGTGCGCCGACTGGTCGCGCTCGCCTTAATCGGGCTCGCTACAATCGCGACCGTCGGCGCGGGCGCTTATTATCTGAGCCGACCGGAGCAAACGGTCCTCTATACGGGCCTCGACGGGGACGATGTCACCAGGATCGGATCCGCGCTGCGCGATGCCGGTATCCAGTTCGACATCAGCGCCGATGGCGGTTCTGTCATGGTCAGCCACGCCCAGACCGCGAAGGCGCGCATGCTGCTTGCCGAAAAGGGCCTGCCGCGCGGCGCCAATTCCGGGTACGAGCTGTTCGATGAACTGGGATCGCTCGGTCTGACTTCCTTCATGCAGGAAGTCACCCGGGTGAGGGCATTGGAAGGGGAGCTGGCGCGCACGATCCAGCTGATGAAAGGAATTCGTGCCGCGCGCGTTCATATCGTGCTGCCGGAAAAGGGGTCCTTCCGAAGGGACCAGCAGCCACCCTCTGCCTCCGTGGTGATCCGCTCGGATGTACCGGATGATGTGCGCACCGCCGACGCCATCCGGCACCTGGTGGCAGCGGGTGTTCCCGGCATGGAAGCCAGCAAAGTCACCGTTCTGGATACGTCCGGCGGTATCCTGGCGGCCGGCAAGGACCCGACCAAGGCGTCGGCCGGACAACTGGCAAGCCTGGAGACAGCTGTCAGCAATCGTATTCAGGAAAACATCCGCAAGACCCTGACACCCTATCTGGGGCTGGAGAACTTCCAGGTCAGCGTCGCCGCTGAACTGAACACCGATCGAAAGACGATTGCCGAGACGATCTTCGACCCGGATTCCCGCATCGAGCGCTCCGTGCGCACCATCCGTGAGAACGAAAACGCCCAGAACTCCAGCGTGAGCGCGCCGACGACGGTGGAGCAGAACCTGCCGGAAGAAGATGTTTCTTCAGAGAATGGCGAACGATCGAGTGAAGAAAACGAACGCCGCGAGGAGACCGTCAATTACGAGATTTCGTCCAAACGTATCGAAACCTCGCAGGACGGCTACAAGGTCGACCGGTTGTCGATCGCGGTTCTGGTCGACAAGGCGCGACTTGCGCAGTCGCTCGGCGGCGAACCAACTCAGGCACAGATCCAGGAACAGCTGACGGAAATCGAAGCACTGGTTGCGTCTTCCGCTGGCGTTGAAAGCACGCGCGGTGATCACGTGAAGGTATCTGTGGTCGACTTCGTCGATGGCGGCAAGGCCCTGGAGCCGATCCCGCCGATCAGTGTCACGGAATACCTGTTGCGCCAGTCGGGCAACATCATCAATGCACTCGCCATTCTGACGGTTTCGATGCTGGTGATCTGGTTCGGCCTGCGGCCGGCAGTTGCCGCGCTGGTGCCGCAGGTGTCCCAGCCGCAAGTGGAAATGGCGGAACTGGGCATGTTGCCGGAAGGCGCCGAGGTTCAGGACGAGACCTACGACGGCGAACAGGCCTTCCTGGTGCCGCCGGATCATTCCGACATGCTTCAGGACCTGAACAGCAAGCGCAATCAGTCCGCATTGCGGAAGCTGGAATCCCTCCTGGAATTCAACGAAGAACAGTCCGCTGCGATCCTGCGCCAGTGGCTCTATGAATCGGAGCGAGTCTAA
- a CDS encoding flagellin: MSSLMTNASAMTALQTLRSTNANLAETQNRISTGYRVDGAEDNAAYWSIATTMRSDNMALGAVEDSLGLGAATVDVMYTAMDSTVDVMNEIKAKVVAARTPGVDRGKIQSDINELQNQLQNTADSAVFNGENWLSVDSGAAGYAAAKDIVASFSRAGGAITIQTITLDTTATELYDAADQSGILDQDRGFAALTNISGNGIADLDISAVTDADLAGLDTVIAGIDTALNDITDAATTLGSVKSRVDLQKDFVSALRDAIDRGVGQLVDADMNKESTRLQALQTQQQLGIQALSIANQGSQNILSLFR, from the coding sequence ATGTCTAGCTTGATGACCAACGCTTCCGCAATGACCGCTCTGCAGACCCTGCGGAGCACCAACGCCAACCTGGCAGAGACGCAGAACCGCATCTCCACGGGTTACCGCGTCGACGGCGCGGAAGACAACGCTGCATACTGGTCCATCGCGACAACCATGCGTTCCGACAACATGGCTCTCGGTGCCGTTGAAGACTCTCTGGGTCTTGGTGCCGCGACCGTCGACGTCATGTATACCGCCATGGACAGCACTGTTGATGTCATGAACGAAATCAAAGCCAAAGTTGTCGCAGCCCGGACCCCGGGTGTTGACCGCGGCAAGATCCAGTCCGACATCAACGAGCTGCAGAACCAGCTGCAGAACACGGCCGACTCGGCTGTCTTCAACGGTGAAAACTGGTTGTCTGTTGACTCCGGTGCGGCCGGCTACGCTGCTGCCAAAGACATCGTGGCCTCCTTCTCCCGCGCTGGTGGTGCCATCACCATCCAGACCATCACGCTCGACACCACTGCAACGGAACTTTACGACGCTGCCGACCAGTCCGGCATCCTCGACCAGGACCGCGGTTTCGCAGCCCTGACCAACATCTCCGGCAACGGTATTGCGGATCTGGACATTTCCGCCGTCACCGATGCTGACCTTGCTGGTCTGGACACCGTGATCGCCGGCATCGATACCGCTCTCAACGATATCACCGATGCTGCAACCACCCTGGGTTCCGTGAAGAGCCGCGTCGATCTGCAGAAGGACTTCGTGTCTGCCCTGCGTGACGCCATCGACCGTGGTGTGGGTCAGCTGGTTGACGCTGACATGAACAAGGAATCGACCCGCCTCCAGGCTCTGCAGACCCAGCAGCAGCTCGGTATCCAGGCACTGTCGATCGCCAACCAGGGTTCTCAGAACATTCTGTCCCTGTTCCGTTAA